In Daucus carota subsp. sativus chromosome 4, DH1 v3.0, whole genome shotgun sequence, one DNA window encodes the following:
- the LOC135152152 gene encoding uncharacterized protein LOC135152152, whose amino-acid sequence MHTRSSGTENLIPLDPEIEATARKQSGEQRRNKNKETMGEEVPAKSLREYGMPDTTGVMSSILRPAVTATHFELKPQFIQFISNDSFAGLASENPVDHLESFLQKCDMIKLTNVPDDAIKLRLFPFSLRDAAKDWLKDEGPNKFTTWDALAKAFLLKFFSQKKTAKLRNDISNFHQDDDESLHDAWKRFKRLQRQCPHHGIPDWLLIQTFYNGLTQEFRIFIDAASGGSVMAKSTEEARTLLDEMASNDNYPYSDRNQSKKGGKYEVDSITMLNTTMQAVVKKIEQLDAKIAPTVASCEICGVQGHNQHACQNNLPDAAMEQANALYNQNQRQQYNPYSNTYNPGWRDHPNFSYKNNQANPPQNNFSHPPGFQQGSSQNATAQPPKSNLESLLEGFMVSQTQINRDMQAQNRMLETSVAQMDLQLNQLTKSQGQLPGQTEQPPKGHINAVTLRSGKELQEPELSVNKSIVDAQEDGEGSMSEIVTEKKALEEEKKEPVVPIAPYVPPVLFPQRLAKAKLKKKYGKFLDILQKLHINIPFMDAIVEMPCYAKFLKDILSRKRKIEETSTISLTAECSAILQNTFPKKLV is encoded by the coding sequence ATGCACACTCGAAGTTCAGGTACAGAAAATTTGATTCCACTTGATcctgaaattgaagctacagcAAGAAAGCAATCCGGTGAACAaagaagaaacaaaaacaaGGAAACTATGGGCGAAGAAGTACCAGCGAAATCTTTGAGGGAGTATGGTATGCCAGACACTACAGGCGTCATGTCCTCTATTCTCAGACCAGCTGTCACAGCTACTCACTTCGAGCTCAAGCCTCAGTTCATTCAATTCATCTCTAATGATTCTTTTGCGGGCTTGGCTTCTGAAAATCCAGTTGATCATCTCGAGAGTTTTCTTCAAAAGTGTGATATGATAAAGCTGACCAATGTCCCAGATGATGCTATCAAGCTGCGTCTGTTTCCATTTTCTCTTCGGGATGCAGCTAAGGATTGGTTGAAAGATGAAGGGCCAAACAAATTTACTACTTGGGATGCTTTAGCAAAGGCCTTTCTACTTAAATTCTTTAGCCAAAAGAAGACTGCCAAACTAAGGAATGACATATCTAATTTTcatcaagatgatgatgaatcTCTTCATGATGCTTGGAAAAGATTCAAACGCCTTCAAAGGCAATGTCCTCACCATGGAATTCCTGATTGGTTGCTGATCCAAACATTCTATAATGGGTTGACACAAGAGTTTCGAATCTTTATCGATGCTGCATCTGGCGGATCGGTTATGGCGAAAAGTACCGAGGAAGCAAGAACTCTTTTGGATGAGATGGCATCTAATGATAACTATCCGTACAGTGATCGAAATCAATCTAAGAAGGGTGGTAAGTATGAGGTTGATTCTATAACCATGCTCAATACTACTATGCAAGCAGTTGTTAAGAAGATTGAGCAATTAGATGCCAAAATTGCACCTACCGTTGCTTCGTGTGAAATTTGTGGGGTACAAGGGCACAATCAACATGCTTGTCAAAACAATTTACCTGATGCAGCTATGGAGCAAGCAAATGCCCtttataatcaaaatcaaaGGCAACAGTATAATCCTTATTCCAACACGTACAACCCAGGTTGGAGGGACCATCCAAATTTCTCTTACAAGAACAATCAGGCGAACCCTCCACAGAATAACTTTTCTCATCCACCAGGTTTTCAACAGGGATCATCTCAGAATGCAACAGCTCAACCACCGAAATCTAATTTGGAATCTCTCTTAGAGGGATTTATGGTTTCACAGACACAGATCAATCGGGATATGCAAGCTCAAAACAGAATGCTAGAAACTTCAGTAGCTCAAATGGATCTACAATTGAATCAACTTACAAAGTCCCAAGGCCAACTTCCTGGCCAAACTGAACAACCACCAAAAGGTCATATCAATGCTGTGACTTTAAGGAGTGGCAAGGAATTGCAAGAGCCAGAGTTAAGCGTGAACAAAAGCATTGTGGATGCTCAAGAAGATGGTGAGGGAAGTATGTCTGAAATTGTCACAGAGAAAAAGGCAttggaagaagaaaagaaagaacctGTTGTTCCTATTGCGCCATATGTGCCACCAGTTCTTTTCCCACAAAGGTTGGCAAAAGCTAAGCTAAAGAAGAAGTACGGTAAATTTCTTGACATACTACAGAAGTTGCATATTAACATTCCATTCATGGATGCTATAGTTGAGATGCCTTGTTATGCAAAGTTCCTTAAAGATATTTTGTCAAGAAAGAGAAAAATTGAAGAGACTTCTACTATTTCATTGACGGCAGAGTGTAGTGCTAT